From one Suricata suricatta isolate VVHF042 chromosome 8, meerkat_22Aug2017_6uvM2_HiC, whole genome shotgun sequence genomic stretch:
- the E4F1 gene encoding transcription factor E4F1 isoform X3, with protein sequence MEGAMAVRVTAAHTAEARAEAGREAGEGGVAAAAAAAAAAALAPGGFLSLPAPFSEEDEDDVHRCGRCQAEFTALEDFVQHKLQKACQRAPQEAPPAAPAAALLGPEVVPAVAGPEEPITVAHIVVETAALTADISHTPDIVGGGHIKEVIVAAEAEAGDEMAEAPGSPSQQGPGLPGEGEPAQVQLLVNKDGRYVCALCHKTFKTGSILKAHMVTHSSRKDHECKLCGASFRTKGSLIRHHRRHTDERPYKCAKCGKSFRESGALTRHLKSLTPCTEKIRFGMSKDVVGGKDAPAGSGASTMGTVTSSSSSSVTSEPMETSPVIHLVTDAKGTVIHEVHVQMQELPLGMKALAPEPPGSEELPSSSEAGRENLLHQAMQNSGIVLERVTGEEGVLEPAPPEAPSPQPLGDSPSELPLLEVEPVETQVAGGASAVPRTHPCPQCSETFPTAATLEAHKRGHAGPRPFTCAQCGKAFPKAYLLKKHQEVHVHERRFRCGDCGKLYKTIAHVRGHRRVHSDERPYPCPECGKCYKTKNAQQVHFRTHLEEKPHVCPFCSRGFREKGSLVRHVRHHTGEKPFKCYRCGRGFAEHGTLNRHLRTKGGCLLEVEELLVAEESPAAAAAVLADDPHAVPLRTTRRLAKRQRSLRAPRRRWTATS encoded by the exons ATGGAGGGCGCGATGGCAGTGCGGGTGACGGCCGCGCATACGGCAGAAGCCCGGGCCGAAGCCGGGCGGGAGGCGGGCGAGGGCGGGgtcgcggcggcggcggcggcggcggcggcggcggccttGGCTCCTGGCGGATTCCTCAGCCTCCCGGCGCCCTTTAGCGAAGAAG ATGAGGATGATGTGCACAGATGTGGCCGCTGCCAGGCCGAGTTCACTGCCTTGGAAGACTTCGTTCAGCACAAACTCCAGAAAGCCTGCCAGCGGGCCCCTCAGGAGGCCCCGCCTGCCGCCCCCGCTGCCGCACTGCTGGGCCCGGAG GTGGTGCCAGCGGTGGCCGGCCCGGAGGAGCCCATCACGGTGGCCCACATCGTGGTGGAGACGGCCGCGTTAACGGCAGACATCAGCCACACCCCCGACATCGTGG GCGGTGGACACATCAAAGAGGTCATTGTGGCCGCTGAGGCAGAGGCGGGGGATGAGATGGCAGAAGCCCCAGgcagccccagccagcagggccccGGGCTCCCCGGGGAGGGCGAGCCGGCGCAGGTCCAGCTGCTGGTCAACAAGGACGGCCGCTACGTGTGCGCGCTGTGCCACAAGACCTTCAAGACG ggcaGCATCCTCAAGGCCCACATGGTCACCCACAGCAGCCGCAAGGACCATGAGTGCAAGCTGTGTGGGGCGTCCTTCCGGACGAAGGGCTCGCTCATCCGGCACCACCGGCGGCACACAG ATGAGCGCCCCTATAAGTGCGCCAAGTGTGGGAAGAGCTTCCGGGAGTCGGGTGCGCTGACCCGGCACCTCAAGTCTCTGACCCCGTGCACAGAGAAGATTCGCTTCGGCATGAGCAAGGACGTGGTCGGGGGCAAAGACGCGCCTGCAG GATCTGGTGCCTCCACCATGGGGACAGTCAcgtcatcatcatcgtcatcggTGACCAGTGAACCTATGGAGACATCACCCGTGATTCACCTGGTGACAGACGCCAAGGGCACTGTCATCCACGAAGTCCATGTCCAGATGCAAGAGCTTCCCTTGGGCATGAAAGCCCTGGCCCCAGAG CCCCCCGGCTCTGAGGAGCTCCCCTCTTCCAGTGAGGCTGGCCGTGAGAACCTGCTGCACCAGGCCATGCAGAACTCTGGCATCGTCCTTGAGCGTGTCACTGGAGAGGAGGGGGTCCTGGAGCCAGCCCCTCCCGAGGCGCCCagtccccagcccctgggagaCAGTCCCTCAGAGCTGCCACTGCTGGAGGTGGAGCCAGTGGAGACA CAGGTGGCCGGCGGGGCCTCAGCTGTGCCCAGGACCCACCCATGCCCTCAGTGCAGCGAGACCTTCCCCACGGCGGCCACCCTGGAGGCCCACAAAAGGGGTCATGCAG GGCCAAGGCCGTTCACCTGCGCGCAGTGCGGCAAGGCCTTCCCCAAGGCCTACCTGCTCAAGAAGCACCAGGAGGTTCACGTGCACGAGCGCCGTTTCCGCTGCGGAGACTGCGGGAAGCTCTACAAGACCATCGCGCATGTCCGCGGCCACCGGCGCGTCCACTCGGACGAGCGGCCCTATCCGTGTCCTGAGTGTGGCAAGTGCTACAAGACTAAG AACGCCCAGCAGGTGCACTTCCGGACGCACCTGGAGGAGAAGCCGCACGTGTGCCCGTTCTGCAGCCGCGGCTTCCGGGAGAAGGGCTCCCTGGTGCGGCACGTGCGGCACCACACCGGCGAGAAGCCCTTCAAGTGCTACCGCTGCGGCCGGGGCTTCGCCGAGCACGGCACCCTCAACCGGCACCTGCGCACCAAAG GCGGCTGCCTGCTGGAGGTGGAGGAGCTGCTGGTGGCGGAGGAGAGCCCCGCGGCCGCTGCCGCCGTCCTCGCCGACGATCCGCACGCCGT GCCGCTGCGGACGACGCGGAGGCTAGCGAAGCGGCAGAGATCATTGAGGGCGCCCAGAcggag GTGGACAGCCACATCATGA
- the E4F1 gene encoding transcription factor E4F1 isoform X1, translating to MEGAMAVRVTAAHTAEARAEAGREAGEGGVAAAAAAAAAAALAPGGFLSLPAPFSEEDEDDVHRCGRCQAEFTALEDFVQHKLQKACQRAPQEAPPAAPAAALLGPEVVPAVAGPEEPITVAHIVVETAALTADISHTPDIVGGGHIKEVIVAAEAEAGDEMAEAPGSPSQQGPGLPGEGEPAQVQLLVNKDGRYVCALCHKTFKTGSILKAHMVTHSSRKDHECKLCGASFRTKGSLIRHHRRHTDERPYKCAKCGKSFRESGALTRHLKSLTPCTEKIRFGMSKDVVGGKDAPAGSGASTMGTVTSSSSSSVTSEPMETSPVIHLVTDAKGTVIHEVHVQMQELPLGMKALAPEPPGSEELPSSSEAGRENLLHQAMQNSGIVLERVTGEEGVLEPAPPEAPSPQPLGDSPSELPLLEVEPVETQVAGGASAVPRTHPCPQCSETFPTAATLEAHKRGHAGPRPFTCAQCGKAFPKAYLLKKHQEVHVHERRFRCGDCGKLYKTIAHVRGHRRVHSDERPYPCPECGKCYKTKNAQQVHFRTHLEEKPHVCPFCSRGFREKGSLVRHVRHHTGEKPFKCYRCGRGFAEHGTLNRHLRTKGGCLLEVEELLVAEESPAAAAAVLADDPHAVLVEFSSVVADTQEYIIEAAADDAEASEAAEIIEGAQTEVDSHIMKVVQQIVHQASAGHQIIVQNVTMDQEAGLGPEAAAADTITIATPESLTEQVAMTLASAISEGTVLTARAGANGAEQATVTMVSSEDIEILEHAGELVIASPEGQLEVQTVIV from the exons ATGGAGGGCGCGATGGCAGTGCGGGTGACGGCCGCGCATACGGCAGAAGCCCGGGCCGAAGCCGGGCGGGAGGCGGGCGAGGGCGGGgtcgcggcggcggcggcggcggcggcggcggcggccttGGCTCCTGGCGGATTCCTCAGCCTCCCGGCGCCCTTTAGCGAAGAAG ATGAGGATGATGTGCACAGATGTGGCCGCTGCCAGGCCGAGTTCACTGCCTTGGAAGACTTCGTTCAGCACAAACTCCAGAAAGCCTGCCAGCGGGCCCCTCAGGAGGCCCCGCCTGCCGCCCCCGCTGCCGCACTGCTGGGCCCGGAG GTGGTGCCAGCGGTGGCCGGCCCGGAGGAGCCCATCACGGTGGCCCACATCGTGGTGGAGACGGCCGCGTTAACGGCAGACATCAGCCACACCCCCGACATCGTGG GCGGTGGACACATCAAAGAGGTCATTGTGGCCGCTGAGGCAGAGGCGGGGGATGAGATGGCAGAAGCCCCAGgcagccccagccagcagggccccGGGCTCCCCGGGGAGGGCGAGCCGGCGCAGGTCCAGCTGCTGGTCAACAAGGACGGCCGCTACGTGTGCGCGCTGTGCCACAAGACCTTCAAGACG ggcaGCATCCTCAAGGCCCACATGGTCACCCACAGCAGCCGCAAGGACCATGAGTGCAAGCTGTGTGGGGCGTCCTTCCGGACGAAGGGCTCGCTCATCCGGCACCACCGGCGGCACACAG ATGAGCGCCCCTATAAGTGCGCCAAGTGTGGGAAGAGCTTCCGGGAGTCGGGTGCGCTGACCCGGCACCTCAAGTCTCTGACCCCGTGCACAGAGAAGATTCGCTTCGGCATGAGCAAGGACGTGGTCGGGGGCAAAGACGCGCCTGCAG GATCTGGTGCCTCCACCATGGGGACAGTCAcgtcatcatcatcgtcatcggTGACCAGTGAACCTATGGAGACATCACCCGTGATTCACCTGGTGACAGACGCCAAGGGCACTGTCATCCACGAAGTCCATGTCCAGATGCAAGAGCTTCCCTTGGGCATGAAAGCCCTGGCCCCAGAG CCCCCCGGCTCTGAGGAGCTCCCCTCTTCCAGTGAGGCTGGCCGTGAGAACCTGCTGCACCAGGCCATGCAGAACTCTGGCATCGTCCTTGAGCGTGTCACTGGAGAGGAGGGGGTCCTGGAGCCAGCCCCTCCCGAGGCGCCCagtccccagcccctgggagaCAGTCCCTCAGAGCTGCCACTGCTGGAGGTGGAGCCAGTGGAGACA CAGGTGGCCGGCGGGGCCTCAGCTGTGCCCAGGACCCACCCATGCCCTCAGTGCAGCGAGACCTTCCCCACGGCGGCCACCCTGGAGGCCCACAAAAGGGGTCATGCAG GGCCAAGGCCGTTCACCTGCGCGCAGTGCGGCAAGGCCTTCCCCAAGGCCTACCTGCTCAAGAAGCACCAGGAGGTTCACGTGCACGAGCGCCGTTTCCGCTGCGGAGACTGCGGGAAGCTCTACAAGACCATCGCGCATGTCCGCGGCCACCGGCGCGTCCACTCGGACGAGCGGCCCTATCCGTGTCCTGAGTGTGGCAAGTGCTACAAGACTAAG AACGCCCAGCAGGTGCACTTCCGGACGCACCTGGAGGAGAAGCCGCACGTGTGCCCGTTCTGCAGCCGCGGCTTCCGGGAGAAGGGCTCCCTGGTGCGGCACGTGCGGCACCACACCGGCGAGAAGCCCTTCAAGTGCTACCGCTGCGGCCGGGGCTTCGCCGAGCACGGCACCCTCAACCGGCACCTGCGCACCAAAG GCGGCTGCCTGCTGGAGGTGGAGGAGCTGCTGGTGGCGGAGGAGAGCCCCGCGGCCGCTGCCGCCGTCCTCGCCGACGATCCGCACGCCGTGCTGGTAGAGTTCTCTTCCGTCGTGGCCGACACTCAGGAGTACATCATTGAG GCCGCTGCGGACGACGCGGAGGCTAGCGAAGCGGCAGAGATCATTGAGGGCGCCCAGAcggag GTGGACAGCCACATCATGAAGGTGGTACAGCAGATTGTGCACCAGGCCAGCGCCGGGCACCAGATCATCGTGCAGAATGTGACTATGGACCAAGAGGCGGGGCTGGGCCCAGAGGCGGCTGCGGCCGACACCATCACCATCGCTACCCCTGAGAGCCTGACGGAGCAGGTGGCCATGACGCTGGCCTCGGCCATCAGCGAGGGCACTGTACTCACGGCCCGTGCGGGCGCAAATGGTGCCGAGCAGGCAACGGTGACCATGGTCTCATCGGAGGACATTGAAATCCTGGAACACGCGGGCGAGCTGGTCATTGCCTCACCAGAGGGCCAGCTCGAGGTGCAGACGGTCATTGTGTAG
- the E4F1 gene encoding transcription factor E4F1 isoform X2, giving the protein MEGAMAVRVTAAHTAEARAEAGREAGEGGVAAAAAAAAAAALAPGGFLSLPAPFSEEDEDDVHRCGRCQAEFTALEDFVQHKLQKACQRAPQEAPPAAPAAALLGPEVVPAVAGPEEPITVAHIVVETAALTADISHTPDIVGGGHIKEVIVAAEAEAGDEMAEAPGSPSQQGPGLPGEGEPAQVQLLVNKDGRYVCALCHKTFKTGSILKAHMVTHSSRKDHECKLCGASFRTKGSLIRHHRRHTDERPYKCAKCGKSFRESGALTRHLKSLTPCTEKIRFGMSKDVVGGKDAPAGSGASTMGTVTSSSSSSVTSEPMETSPVIHLVTDAKGTVIHEVHVQMQELPLGMKALAPEPPGSEELPSSSEAGRENLLHQAMQNSGIVLERVTGEEGVLEPAPPEAPSPQPLGDSPSELPLLEVEPVETVAGGASAVPRTHPCPQCSETFPTAATLEAHKRGHAGPRPFTCAQCGKAFPKAYLLKKHQEVHVHERRFRCGDCGKLYKTIAHVRGHRRVHSDERPYPCPECGKCYKTKNAQQVHFRTHLEEKPHVCPFCSRGFREKGSLVRHVRHHTGEKPFKCYRCGRGFAEHGTLNRHLRTKGGCLLEVEELLVAEESPAAAAAVLADDPHAVLVEFSSVVADTQEYIIEAAADDAEASEAAEIIEGAQTEVDSHIMKVVQQIVHQASAGHQIIVQNVTMDQEAGLGPEAAAADTITIATPESLTEQVAMTLASAISEGTVLTARAGANGAEQATVTMVSSEDIEILEHAGELVIASPEGQLEVQTVIV; this is encoded by the exons ATGGAGGGCGCGATGGCAGTGCGGGTGACGGCCGCGCATACGGCAGAAGCCCGGGCCGAAGCCGGGCGGGAGGCGGGCGAGGGCGGGgtcgcggcggcggcggcggcggcggcggcggcggccttGGCTCCTGGCGGATTCCTCAGCCTCCCGGCGCCCTTTAGCGAAGAAG ATGAGGATGATGTGCACAGATGTGGCCGCTGCCAGGCCGAGTTCACTGCCTTGGAAGACTTCGTTCAGCACAAACTCCAGAAAGCCTGCCAGCGGGCCCCTCAGGAGGCCCCGCCTGCCGCCCCCGCTGCCGCACTGCTGGGCCCGGAG GTGGTGCCAGCGGTGGCCGGCCCGGAGGAGCCCATCACGGTGGCCCACATCGTGGTGGAGACGGCCGCGTTAACGGCAGACATCAGCCACACCCCCGACATCGTGG GCGGTGGACACATCAAAGAGGTCATTGTGGCCGCTGAGGCAGAGGCGGGGGATGAGATGGCAGAAGCCCCAGgcagccccagccagcagggccccGGGCTCCCCGGGGAGGGCGAGCCGGCGCAGGTCCAGCTGCTGGTCAACAAGGACGGCCGCTACGTGTGCGCGCTGTGCCACAAGACCTTCAAGACG ggcaGCATCCTCAAGGCCCACATGGTCACCCACAGCAGCCGCAAGGACCATGAGTGCAAGCTGTGTGGGGCGTCCTTCCGGACGAAGGGCTCGCTCATCCGGCACCACCGGCGGCACACAG ATGAGCGCCCCTATAAGTGCGCCAAGTGTGGGAAGAGCTTCCGGGAGTCGGGTGCGCTGACCCGGCACCTCAAGTCTCTGACCCCGTGCACAGAGAAGATTCGCTTCGGCATGAGCAAGGACGTGGTCGGGGGCAAAGACGCGCCTGCAG GATCTGGTGCCTCCACCATGGGGACAGTCAcgtcatcatcatcgtcatcggTGACCAGTGAACCTATGGAGACATCACCCGTGATTCACCTGGTGACAGACGCCAAGGGCACTGTCATCCACGAAGTCCATGTCCAGATGCAAGAGCTTCCCTTGGGCATGAAAGCCCTGGCCCCAGAG CCCCCCGGCTCTGAGGAGCTCCCCTCTTCCAGTGAGGCTGGCCGTGAGAACCTGCTGCACCAGGCCATGCAGAACTCTGGCATCGTCCTTGAGCGTGTCACTGGAGAGGAGGGGGTCCTGGAGCCAGCCCCTCCCGAGGCGCCCagtccccagcccctgggagaCAGTCCCTCAGAGCTGCCACTGCTGGAGGTGGAGCCAGTGGAGACA GTGGCCGGCGGGGCCTCAGCTGTGCCCAGGACCCACCCATGCCCTCAGTGCAGCGAGACCTTCCCCACGGCGGCCACCCTGGAGGCCCACAAAAGGGGTCATGCAG GGCCAAGGCCGTTCACCTGCGCGCAGTGCGGCAAGGCCTTCCCCAAGGCCTACCTGCTCAAGAAGCACCAGGAGGTTCACGTGCACGAGCGCCGTTTCCGCTGCGGAGACTGCGGGAAGCTCTACAAGACCATCGCGCATGTCCGCGGCCACCGGCGCGTCCACTCGGACGAGCGGCCCTATCCGTGTCCTGAGTGTGGCAAGTGCTACAAGACTAAG AACGCCCAGCAGGTGCACTTCCGGACGCACCTGGAGGAGAAGCCGCACGTGTGCCCGTTCTGCAGCCGCGGCTTCCGGGAGAAGGGCTCCCTGGTGCGGCACGTGCGGCACCACACCGGCGAGAAGCCCTTCAAGTGCTACCGCTGCGGCCGGGGCTTCGCCGAGCACGGCACCCTCAACCGGCACCTGCGCACCAAAG GCGGCTGCCTGCTGGAGGTGGAGGAGCTGCTGGTGGCGGAGGAGAGCCCCGCGGCCGCTGCCGCCGTCCTCGCCGACGATCCGCACGCCGTGCTGGTAGAGTTCTCTTCCGTCGTGGCCGACACTCAGGAGTACATCATTGAG GCCGCTGCGGACGACGCGGAGGCTAGCGAAGCGGCAGAGATCATTGAGGGCGCCCAGAcggag GTGGACAGCCACATCATGAAGGTGGTACAGCAGATTGTGCACCAGGCCAGCGCCGGGCACCAGATCATCGTGCAGAATGTGACTATGGACCAAGAGGCGGGGCTGGGCCCAGAGGCGGCTGCGGCCGACACCATCACCATCGCTACCCCTGAGAGCCTGACGGAGCAGGTGGCCATGACGCTGGCCTCGGCCATCAGCGAGGGCACTGTACTCACGGCCCGTGCGGGCGCAAATGGTGCCGAGCAGGCAACGGTGACCATGGTCTCATCGGAGGACATTGAAATCCTGGAACACGCGGGCGAGCTGGTCATTGCCTCACCAGAGGGCCAGCTCGAGGTGCAGACGGTCATTGTGTAG
- the ECI1 gene encoding enoyl-CoA delta isomerase 1, mitochondrial encodes MKLKSPPVNSLSLELLTEFVISLEKLENDKTFRGAVMTSDCPGIFSAGLDLTELCGKSPAHYAEYWKAVQELWLRLYLSNLVLIAAINGVSPAGGCLLSLSCDYRILADNPKYSMGLNETRLGIVAPFWFKDTLVNTIGQRSAERALQLGLLFPPAEALRLGMVDQVVPEDQVQSTALSAMTQWLAIPDHARQLTKTMMRKPTADRLVKQRDADIQNFVSFISRDSIQKSLHTYIEKLKEKKG; translated from the exons ATGAAGCTGAAGAGCCCGCCGGTCAACAgcctcagcctggagctgctgacGGAGTTCGTCATCAGCCTGGAGAAGCTGGAAAACGACAAGACCTTCCGAGGCGCCGTCATGACTTCG GACTGCCCCGGGATCTTCTCGGCCGGCCTGGACCTGACCGAGCTCTGCGGGAAGAGCCCGGCGCACTATGCCGAGTACTGGAAGGCTGTGCAGGAGCTGTGGCTGCGGCTCTACCTGTCCAACCTGGTGCTGATTGCCGCCATCAAC GGAGTCAGTCCGGCAGGAGGCTGCCTCCTCAGCCTCTCCTGTGACTACCGGATCCTGGCGGACAACCCCAAGTACAGCATGGGGCTGAACGAGACACGGCTGGGCATCGTCGCCCCCTTCTG GTTCAAAGACACCCTCGTGAACACCATCGGGCAGCGGAGCGCGGAGCGCGCCCTGCAGCTGGGGCTGCTCTTCCCGCCCGCAGAGGCCCTGCGGCTGGGCATGGTGGACCAGGTGGTGCCTGAGGACCAAGTGCAGAGCACAGCGCTGTCGGCGATGACCCAGTGGCTGGCCATTCCAG ACCATGCTCGACAGCTGACCAAAACCATGATGCGCAAGCCCACGGCTGACCGCCTGGTGAAACAGCGGGACGCAGACATCCAGAATTTCGTCAGCTTCATCTCCAGGGACTCCATCCAAAAGTCCCTGCACACGTACATAGAAAAGCTCAAAGAGAAGAAAGGCTAA